CGTTTGCAATTAATGTTATGGATATTGCATGATTGTAAGTTATGGATAGTCCACACATATCTCCATTGCAGTACTAACGATTTGGAGTCAGATTCCTATTCCGAGACGGTTCTCATATCGCTATGGCCCTGATAATTTCCGGCTTGATGGGATTTGAGCTCGATGCTCAGAACAATTCATTTCACTAGCTCTTTTGAGGCTTCTGAATATATGCAGTTTCTTCCAAAACGCCGGACTTTCAGTTCTTTGACCGACGTCGGGTGTGGTCACGTCCAAGCTTCCTACAATTATTCAACACCTAGGCCTCCCACCTGGAAAGATTCGACTATTAGTATACAAATGGGGGTTCAGCTTATGAGAATTGGGTTCTCTAACCTTCTCGACCTCCCCTAACTAGTGAGCAACTTTGCAACACTGATTCGACCATATCAAACAAGAGACCAATGAGATAGTAGCCAGGGCCAATGAACAGCCCAGAAACCATGTACACCTCTAGAACGACGTCCAGATCGACTTGTTCACCTATGTAGACTGTTTCACCGGATCACAGTTAGAGGAACTCAAAAACCATGCATTGTGTGTTCTACTCAACACTTCACAATCATTACATTCAAACATCGGCATCAACTGATCCGAGCAACATATATCGGAACAGAATATCAGTTTATTGGGTTCCCGCGAACCTGGCGCTACAATTCAGTAACACCATCACAATGGCATCGTTCGGGAGTTGCTTCATGGAACAGAATTTACACAATCAATGTCTTCACACGAACTGGGACGGCTTAGAGAGCTGCGGATGATTTCAATTTGAGGTACAAATAGCCACGATATCTCCTTATCTATTCAATCATCACCAAACACCATTTACTTCCTACACCTGTCTTGCACAGCAAAGCTCTCCACAACCTCTCGCAACACCTCTCGCAGCATTTTCACCGCCACAGTACTCTATTCCCAACTCTCTGTCTCTCAGAGATCAATAAAAACCCTACCTATGCTCTCACATTAACTTAAATTCTAACATCATGTCCTCAACCCAGAACCCTTTCGAGGACCCCATCCACGGTGCACCTGCCACCGGTATTCGCGGCATGCTCCGGGGCTTGTCAGTACGCCAACAGGAGAAGAGCCAAGAAAAGAAGGCGGCGAGACTGAGAACGCAAAATTGGACACTCCCGGATTCTGGGGAGTGTAAGAGCTGGAGTCTGGAGGAAATCCAGCAGGAATATGAAATCCTGCTTAAGAAGTACAAGGAGACTACCCGAGACCAGAACTATCTGGTCAACGCGAGCAtcagcaacaagaaggcGATATCCAATGCTGGCAATGTGGCAAATCAGTGCCGCGAATGGGTTAACGACTGTAAGAAGACCTTACAGTCTCTGGAGGAGGCTCTAcgcctcatcatcaacaagaaggaggcACAGGCGGCAATTGCGCAAGCCTGCAAGCATCCAGTGCCAGACAATGTTCACCTGGCCATGAAGGAGATCAGTGACGCCGATAAGCGCATTGCTGCTCTTCAGGCCCAGATTCGAGGCTACGCCGACGCTCTGCGTCAGTGGCTCGACAAGGAGCCTGGCTTTTAAGTCACTCCTCCTTGCGCGCTGGGTttcttgaagttgaggagTTTTCGTGCTGACATCCAATTTGGATGATCAGTCCTTCGTCACTTGATATGGCTGGACCCAATCAAGGAAAGCTAGAAAATGGAGAAGCTGATGACTCTTCAGGAGTCTGAAGTTTGGACCTTTTGAGTACTGGGGGTTTTGACATTAAAAACAGAcaaatataaaaaaaaaaaaaaaaaaaatgaTAAGCAGATAAAAACCATTTAAACTTCATAACTTGTCCCATTTTTATACCTATGACGAACAAATAAAACGTGAAATGTTGCTATAGCATGTCTAATTCTTTCCGCCATCTTTTAACTCCCGCTTGATCCTGGTAACAGTACCCGCACCACCATATGTCATTGCTGTGTAGATCATGGCTACACTCGCGCCAGCGTTGAGAATGTTGCGTGCCTGCTCGCCATTGGTGATGCCTCCTGTAGCAAAGATGACCTTCTGTGGCGATCCAGCTGTTGCCGCGAAAGAGCGCGAGTCTAACAACTTGCGGTATCGTCGAACAAGGTCGAGTGTTCGGCTGTACATAGCAGGTCCTGAGTAGCCACCAGTCTCCATGAGGTTCTTTTGCTCCTGAGCAGTGAGCTTAATACCCTCGGgaacaacaccatctcgTCTCTTAGTTGTGTTGCCCACGATGACTCCGTCAACGCCACTTCGATGAACAGCCTCAACGATACCCTCCATTTGAgtatcctcatcctcatcaggTGACACCTTGACCATGACCTTGGGCCTTTGCTTTCGGTCAGTCTTGGCAGCTTCGTCAACTACAGCGCTGAGAAGCCGGGTCAGGGGCTCGGTAGCCTGAAGGTCACGCAGACCAGGTGTGTTAGGGCTGCTGACATTGACGACCAGAATATCAGCGTAGCGAGCTAGTCTTCGCACACAGTATACATAGTCATCGGCGATAGCCTTCTCATCCCGCTCGTCCgtctccttgttcttggcgatctgaacAGCCAAAAGACGGCCCTTGCGCAGACTTCCAGGCGGAACATTGGCCTCTCCATTGAGAACATCCTTCTCAGTCACACCAAGAGATCGGGCGAATCGTCGAAGTCTATCCCTAAGTCGAATAGCCATGTCGTCGGCTCCGCGAGAGTTCAGACCATATCGGTTCACCATGCCATCAAGGCTGCGAACACGGAAAACTCGAGGCTTTGGGTTGCCctcttgaggaagaggagtGCAGCCGCCAACCTCGACAATACCAGCTCCAAGCTCAAATAGCACATCTGGGATCTCAGCATCCTTGTCAAGACCAGCAGA
This genomic stretch from Fusarium oxysporum f. sp. lycopersici 4287 chromosome 2, whole genome shotgun sequence harbors:
- a CDS encoding dihydroorotate oxidase, whose product is MSAALFRSRAAVSGTRIASSARPAIPRSQLVQRRNASSSSSAGDGAALKLALYGTVGAVALYGSYLYATDTRAFFHRWVVPPFIRWAFPDAEDAHHAGTTAMKVTYEFNLHPRERDTTLDSPELAVNVFGTEVSNPIGISAGLDKDAEIPDVLFELGAGIVEVGGCTPLPQEGNPKPRVFRVRSLDGMVNRYGLNSRGADDMAIRLRDRLRRFARSLGVTEKDVLNGEANVPPGSLRKGRLLAVQIAKNKETDERDEKAIADDYVYCVRRLARYADILVVNVSSPNTPGLRDLQATEPLTRLLSAVVDEAAKTDRKQRPKVMVKVSPDEDEDTQMEGIVEAVHRSGVDGVIVGNTTKRRDGVVPEGIKLTAQEQKNLMETGGYSGPAMYSRTLDLVRRYRKLLDSRSFAATAGSPQKVIFATGGITNGEQARNILNAGASVAMIYTAMTYGGAGTVTRIKRELKDGGKN